Proteins encoded by one window of Salmonirosea aquatica:
- a CDS encoding tetratricopeptide repeat protein gives MNTQLKNIAATLALSLFSLTFAFSQTPEEGFGYLNSERPEKAKEVFTKLAESSPSADNYYNLGYYYVRTNQLDEAQKAFEKGLAVDDKSYLNQVGLATVALGKGDVAKAKEMIEYAEKKTRGKDANVLFRAGEAYTLFDKNSDPAEAIRLLDEAVKRDNKLADAYIVKGDVLSKRNEGGPAVTAYEYALMAKPNYALANNRIGQIYLRGKNYNQALDFYKKAIEADPEFAPAYKDLAELYFLAQQYKRAAENFDLYIQKSGNNDPETVLRAAQFAFTADEYARSLELLESIKGKIDNPITKRMYGWAYYKTNNMEESIKNLEEFIKVYPQGKDEDGNPRKLVPDDYKYLGRAYNKMATDKEYTPQGMEYLMKGAEMDTSAAEAATTYKEIAAAYYKDKDYLKAAKAYEKGIGLDTAKASTNDYFQQGLAYFQGAQLITVPDSAGVPLDSAAKAKMPAEYASLDSAGLAMTKKGIYLQADSTFAKGIAKLPDWPYNYYWRGSSLYNAYDRQENIDKGISAPYYEKFAELAEKDPSGNYKAYLKQVYSYLAYYYQTSVKDEAKAKSYWQKLLVVDPENKTAKDALGMSEPAAITPKTGK, from the coding sequence ATGAACACTCAATTAAAAAACATAGCAGCAACGCTTGCTTTGAGTCTGTTTTCGCTAACGTTCGCGTTTAGCCAAACACCCGAAGAAGGCTTTGGTTATTTGAATTCGGAACGTCCGGAGAAAGCCAAGGAGGTGTTTACCAAGCTGGCTGAGAGTAGCCCTTCTGCCGATAATTATTATAACCTAGGGTACTACTACGTTCGCACCAACCAACTTGATGAAGCTCAAAAGGCTTTTGAAAAAGGATTAGCTGTTGATGACAAGAGCTACCTCAATCAGGTGGGGCTTGCAACAGTCGCCTTGGGCAAAGGTGATGTAGCCAAAGCTAAAGAAATGATAGAATATGCGGAAAAAAAGACACGCGGCAAAGATGCCAATGTCCTTTTCCGGGCGGGTGAGGCGTATACCTTATTCGATAAGAACAGCGACCCCGCGGAAGCGATCCGTTTGTTGGACGAAGCTGTCAAACGAGATAACAAGTTAGCGGACGCCTACATTGTTAAAGGTGATGTACTTTCGAAGCGTAACGAAGGGGGCCCTGCTGTAACGGCCTATGAGTATGCCTTGATGGCCAAACCGAATTATGCTCTTGCTAACAACCGGATTGGTCAGATTTACCTTCGGGGTAAAAATTACAATCAAGCGCTGGATTTTTATAAGAAAGCCATAGAAGCTGATCCAGAATTTGCTCCAGCCTATAAGGATCTGGCAGAGTTATATTTTCTGGCGCAGCAATACAAGCGGGCGGCGGAAAACTTTGATCTTTATATTCAGAAAAGTGGTAACAACGATCCTGAAACAGTACTTCGTGCTGCCCAGTTCGCATTTACTGCTGATGAGTATGCCCGTTCTCTGGAACTGCTGGAAAGCATAAAGGGAAAAATTGACAACCCGATCACCAAGCGGATGTATGGTTGGGCATATTATAAGACAAATAACATGGAGGAATCCATTAAAAATCTTGAGGAGTTTATTAAGGTGTATCCGCAGGGAAAAGATGAGGACGGGAATCCCCGTAAACTCGTTCCAGACGATTATAAGTACCTGGGCCGTGCTTATAATAAAATGGCTACGGATAAGGAATACACTCCGCAGGGAATGGAGTATCTGATGAAAGGTGCTGAAATGGATACAAGTGCTGCTGAAGCAGCTACAACCTACAAGGAAATTGCCGCTGCCTATTATAAGGATAAGGATTACCTGAAAGCGGCCAAAGCTTACGAAAAGGGAATTGGACTAGATACGGCTAAGGCCTCAACCAACGATTATTTCCAGCAAGGGTTGGCTTATTTCCAAGGAGCTCAGCTCATTACAGTACCTGATTCAGCGGGTGTACCGCTAGATTCTGCTGCAAAGGCGAAAATGCCCGCCGAATATGCAAGTTTAGATAGTGCGGGTCTAGCAATGACAAAGAAAGGAATCTACTTACAGGCCGACTCTACCTTTGCTAAGGGAATTGCAAAGCTGCCGGATTGGCCATATAACTACTACTGGCGGGGAAGTTCATTATACAATGCCTACGATCGTCAGGAGAATATTGACAAAGGCATTTCAGCCCCGTATTATGAGAAGTTTGCTGAATTAGCTGAGAAAGATCCATCTGGCAACTACAAGGCCTATTTGAAACAGGTGTATAGTTACCTGGCTTACTATTATCAGACTTCGGTCAAGGATGAAGCCAAAGCTAAATCCTACTGGCAAAAGTTGTTGGTAGTTGATCCAGAAAACAAAACAGCTAAAGATGCACTCGGTATGTCAGAACCGGCAGCCATCACACCGAAAACCGGTAAATAA
- a CDS encoding BatD family protein — MKVYAFISIFLWCLPAWAQRQPEADVQVETGEKNLTLDQPFIVTIIVKNHANRPTVTFPDLEGLEKRSASATSTTNSVGGKIVIIQTISQQYFALREGKYTLPEFSVIVDGTKFKSEGVTLTFKKGKEEQKTSELDIEETESTVNSEEPAAEDVFLQAKASRASVYLKEGFSLRLALYVAKNTPIEMEFYQLNSQLQPILKRLRPATCWEENIGIDEIIQKEVIIRGRRYTEYQMYQAMLFPFTVQNVSFPAVSLKMLVTDASVTGKLKDKGIQTFSSKPSRVVVKPLPPHPQKDQIAVGEYTLKEQLTKENLASGESLRYLFTIAGRGNLATITAPEVPLVKAFDFYPPDMNQTVQRSYERVSGEKTFDYFIVAKQKGTYPLGRFFQWIYFNPSTARYDTLRSSKTITVAGEDMQSASILDANARLVYENVEQLDTTESYVDYQDMIRTLTNSVVLILLGIMGWILRK, encoded by the coding sequence ATGAAAGTATATGCTTTCATTAGTATATTTCTGTGGTGCCTACCGGCGTGGGCGCAACGCCAGCCAGAGGCCGATGTGCAGGTGGAGACAGGGGAAAAAAACCTGACACTCGATCAGCCATTTATAGTTACTATAATTGTAAAAAACCACGCAAATCGCCCCACAGTTACCTTTCCTGATTTGGAAGGCCTGGAGAAACGAAGTGCTTCTGCTACGAGCACCACCAATAGTGTGGGGGGGAAAATAGTTATTATCCAGACCATCAGCCAACAATACTTTGCCTTACGGGAAGGTAAGTACACATTGCCAGAATTCAGCGTGATCGTGGACGGGACTAAGTTTAAATCCGAAGGGGTAACATTAACCTTTAAAAAAGGGAAAGAGGAACAAAAAACATCCGAATTAGATATCGAAGAGACCGAATCAACAGTAAACTCAGAGGAGCCGGCAGCAGAGGATGTGTTTTTGCAAGCAAAAGCATCACGGGCCAGTGTATATCTGAAGGAAGGATTTTCGTTACGATTAGCTCTCTATGTGGCCAAAAATACTCCAATTGAGATGGAGTTTTATCAGTTGAACAGTCAGTTACAGCCAATTCTGAAACGCCTTCGTCCTGCAACCTGTTGGGAGGAAAATATTGGAATTGATGAAATTATACAAAAAGAGGTAATAATTAGGGGCCGACGATACACCGAATATCAGATGTATCAGGCGATGTTGTTTCCATTCACAGTGCAAAATGTGTCATTTCCAGCTGTAAGCCTTAAAATGCTGGTGACTGATGCTAGTGTGACCGGAAAATTAAAAGATAAAGGCATACAGACCTTCTCCTCCAAGCCCTCGCGGGTCGTAGTAAAGCCGCTGCCTCCACATCCCCAAAAAGACCAGATAGCGGTAGGGGAGTACACCCTAAAAGAACAACTGACGAAAGAAAATTTGGCTTCGGGTGAAAGTTTACGCTACCTATTTACTATTGCAGGCCGAGGAAATCTAGCCACAATTACGGCCCCTGAGGTACCCTTGGTAAAAGCATTCGATTTTTATCCACCTGATATGAATCAGACCGTACAACGAAGCTATGAAAGAGTCAGCGGGGAAAAAACCTTTGACTACTTCATCGTGGCGAAGCAGAAAGGTACCTATCCGTTGGGCCGTTTCTTTCAATGGATATATTTCAATCCTTCCACCGCCCGATATGACACATTACGGTCTTCTAAAACCATTACAGTGGCCGGAGAAGACATGCAGTCAGCAAGTATATTGGATGCTAACGCACGTTTGGTTTACGAAAATGTTGAACAATTGGATACCACAGAATCATACGTCGACTACCAGGATATGATCCGCACACTAACCAATAGCGTGGTTCTGATATTGCTGGGCATAATGGGGTGGATTCTTAGAAAATAA
- the aroC gene encoding chorismate synthase has translation MSSTYGKIIKIATFGESHGVGIGVVLEGCPAGIALDTDFIQYELDRRKPGQSRITTQRREADEFEVLSGVFEGKTTGTPIALLIRNQDQRSKDYSHIATQFRPSHADYTYQAKYGLRDYRGGGRSSARETAARVAAGAVAKMILQHAGISVNAYVSQVGKLRLEKTYQEMDLAQTEENAVRCPDPEMAQRMYDYIDETRKKGDSIGGVVTCVIQGTPAGLGEPVFDKLHADLGKAMLSINAVKGFEYGSGFSGVELYGSEHNDAFYTDETGKVRTKTNNSGGILGGISNGEDIYFRVAFKPVATIMQDQDSVNEAGEAVKVQGKGRHDPCVVPRAVPIVEAMAALVIADFYMRHKATQL, from the coding sequence ATGAGTAGTACCTACGGAAAAATTATAAAAATAGCCACCTTCGGCGAGTCGCACGGGGTAGGAATTGGGGTGGTTTTGGAAGGATGCCCAGCCGGAATTGCACTGGATACAGACTTCATCCAGTATGAATTGGACCGTCGCAAACCCGGCCAATCGCGAATTACCACGCAGCGACGTGAAGCAGATGAGTTTGAAGTATTGTCAGGTGTATTTGAGGGAAAAACCACAGGTACCCCCATCGCGTTACTGATCCGGAACCAGGATCAACGTAGCAAGGACTATTCGCACATAGCCACGCAGTTTCGTCCCTCCCATGCCGACTACACGTACCAGGCGAAGTATGGCCTCCGCGACTACCGGGGGGGCGGGCGGAGTTCGGCCCGGGAAACGGCGGCCCGCGTAGCGGCCGGAGCCGTAGCCAAAATGATTTTGCAACACGCGGGCATCAGCGTCAATGCCTACGTTTCGCAGGTAGGTAAATTAAGGCTGGAGAAAACGTATCAGGAGATGGATCTCGCCCAAACTGAGGAAAATGCCGTTCGCTGTCCCGATCCCGAGATGGCGCAACGGATGTACGACTATATCGACGAGACTCGCAAAAAGGGCGATTCAATAGGAGGCGTGGTTACCTGCGTGATACAGGGTACCCCCGCCGGTCTGGGTGAACCTGTTTTTGACAAGCTACACGCCGACCTAGGGAAGGCCATGCTGAGTATCAACGCCGTAAAGGGATTTGAATACGGCAGTGGCTTTTCGGGAGTAGAGTTATACGGATCGGAGCATAATGATGCCTTCTATACTGACGAAACGGGTAAGGTACGCACCAAAACTAACAATTCCGGGGGGATACTAGGAGGGATTTCGAACGGTGAAGATATCTATTTCCGGGTTGCTTTCAAGCCTGTTGCTACGATTATGCAAGATCAGGACAGCGTTAATGAAGCGGGGGAAGCCGTAAAGGTACAGGGAAAAGGACGGCATGACCCCTGTGTAGTGCCCCGTGCAGTGCCTATTGTTGAGGCGATGGCGGCGCTTGTAATAGCTGATTTTTATATGCGGCACAAGGCTACCCAGCTGTAA
- a CDS encoding GldL-related protein: MKLTIFNASIILAIGLMVVIIGAFFKIQHLPSANHILLGGLTIEFLGTVWFVLSLYCRRKDL, encoded by the coding sequence GTGAAGCTAACCATTTTCAACGCATCGATTATTCTGGCAATCGGCCTGATGGTGGTGATCATTGGTGCTTTTTTCAAAATTCAGCACCTACCTTCCGCCAATCACATTTTATTGGGCGGACTAACCATTGAATTTTTGGGAACCGTGTGGTTTGTCCTGAGCCTGTACTGCCGCCGGAAAGATCTGTGA
- a CDS encoding FAD:protein FMN transferase translates to MARFFGFLTISTFFIAIYFPVQVYGQEKRYEFEKGLMGSPFRLVLYTSSDSLANRAAQRAFTRIEDLNEILSDYRDGSEINRLSAWSGSGEWVAVSDDLYEVLSISKKISRKTRGTFDVTVGPEVQLWRRAMRRGLFPDEGEVGKARKAVGNQYVKLRPRTKSVRLVRPNMRLDVGGIGKGFAADEAVQGIKELGIEAILIDAGGDITLAGTPPGRHGWEVEINSGKSADSTAVIPVSNVGVATSGGTYRFLEHDGVRYSHIVDPKTGIGLRHHVRTTVIAPNGTYADALATAFSVAGIRKSKRIIRRFSNVRVWLLETNGNQVSSWDTLK, encoded by the coding sequence ATGGCTCGCTTCTTCGGTTTTCTAACTATAAGTACCTTTTTTATAGCAATCTACTTTCCGGTTCAGGTTTATGGACAGGAAAAACGCTACGAATTTGAAAAAGGACTAATGGGTTCACCCTTTCGCCTGGTACTCTACACCAGCAGCGATTCCCTGGCTAATCGGGCCGCCCAAAGGGCCTTTACCCGCATTGAGGACCTCAATGAAATTTTGAGCGACTACCGCGATGGCAGTGAAATCAACCGACTTTCGGCGTGGTCGGGCTCGGGGGAATGGGTGGCGGTAAGTGACGATTTGTACGAGGTACTTTCCATTTCAAAAAAAATTAGCCGAAAGACGCGGGGTACCTTTGATGTAACGGTAGGTCCGGAGGTGCAGCTCTGGCGACGCGCCATGCGCAGAGGGCTTTTCCCCGATGAAGGCGAAGTCGGGAAAGCCCGAAAGGCAGTCGGCAATCAATATGTCAAATTGCGACCCCGCACGAAATCCGTCCGGCTGGTTCGCCCCAATATGCGGCTTGATGTGGGTGGAATTGGCAAAGGTTTCGCCGCCGACGAAGCCGTGCAAGGTATAAAGGAACTGGGAATAGAGGCGATTCTGATCGATGCTGGCGGAGATATAACACTTGCCGGGACGCCTCCGGGTCGACATGGCTGGGAGGTAGAGATTAATTCGGGAAAATCAGCAGATTCAACGGCAGTAATACCAGTGTCAAATGTAGGTGTGGCGACTTCGGGAGGTACCTACCGATTTCTGGAACACGACGGCGTACGCTATTCGCATATCGTGGACCCAAAAACCGGAATCGGACTGCGCCATCACGTCCGAACGACGGTCATTGCGCCGAACGGTACCTATGCCGATGCGCTGGCCACGGCTTTCAGTGTGGCCGGAATCAGGAAAAGCAAGCGGATCATACGCCGATTTTCAAATGTGAGGGTTTGGTTACTTGAAACCAACGGAAACCAAGTCAGTTCCTGGGATACCCTGAAATAA
- a CDS encoding Gfo/Idh/MocA family protein — MEQKRREFLKASGLLAGGIALSPFTSYGFNSQVDDMIKVALIGCGGRGTGAAAQALSTKQNVKIVAMADAFRDRLEDSYKSLTSKKYKDMAGKTVEGTAKVDVPDSRKFVGFDAYKEAMALADVVILATPPGFRPYHLEEAIKQGKHVFCEKPVATDAPGIRKVLEVAEIAKKKKLNIVTGLQRHYQPNYREAIKRIQDGALGDIVGGQVYWVSGGVWVKDRLPSMTEMEYQMRNWYYFNWLCGDHIVEQHVHNIDVANWVKGGYPVQIQGTGGREVRDGIKYGEIFDHHCLDLVYEDGTTISSQCRHYEGTYSRVDEAFVGTKGRIDSFANNNTVLKDYKGGVIYKHEGKGDGNPYQIEHDELFDAIAKGEYKFADAERTAKSTMTAIMGRMATYSGKLIKWDEALNSDINLFPDKLAWDAKPKVLPDENGFYPVAVPGKTRTV, encoded by the coding sequence ATGGAACAAAAACGACGCGAATTTCTAAAGGCTTCGGGCTTACTGGCCGGAGGAATTGCCCTGAGCCCCTTTACCTCCTACGGATTTAACAGCCAGGTTGACGATATGATCAAAGTAGCGCTGATCGGCTGCGGAGGACGTGGAACGGGTGCGGCGGCACAGGCACTGAGTACCAAGCAGAATGTGAAGATCGTGGCAATGGCCGATGCCTTTCGCGACCGCCTCGAAGACTCCTATAAAAGCCTGACCTCGAAAAAATACAAGGATATGGCCGGTAAAACGGTAGAGGGAACTGCGAAAGTAGACGTACCCGATAGCCGTAAGTTTGTAGGCTTTGATGCTTACAAAGAGGCTATGGCACTGGCTGATGTGGTGATTCTGGCCACACCTCCCGGCTTCAGGCCTTACCACCTGGAAGAGGCCATCAAGCAGGGCAAGCACGTATTTTGTGAAAAACCCGTGGCTACCGATGCTCCTGGCATTCGTAAGGTACTAGAAGTAGCCGAGATCGCCAAGAAGAAGAAACTGAATATCGTGACGGGCCTACAGCGCCACTACCAACCCAACTACCGGGAAGCCATCAAGCGTATTCAAGATGGTGCCCTGGGCGACATTGTGGGCGGACAGGTTTACTGGGTCAGTGGTGGTGTGTGGGTGAAGGATCGCCTACCCAGCATGACTGAGATGGAATATCAGATGCGTAACTGGTACTACTTCAACTGGCTGTGTGGCGACCACATCGTGGAGCAACACGTACACAATATTGATGTAGCGAACTGGGTAAAAGGCGGCTATCCGGTTCAGATCCAGGGTACGGGCGGCCGGGAGGTACGTGACGGTATTAAGTACGGTGAAATATTCGACCATCACTGCCTCGATCTGGTTTATGAAGATGGCACGACTATTTCGAGTCAATGCCGCCACTACGAGGGTACCTATAGCCGTGTTGATGAGGCATTTGTGGGTACCAAGGGCCGCATTGATAGCTTTGCGAATAACAATACGGTACTGAAAGACTACAAAGGCGGTGTTATCTACAAGCACGAAGGAAAAGGCGATGGCAACCCGTACCAGATTGAACACGATGAGCTGTTTGATGCGATTGCCAAAGGTGAATACAAATTTGCTGACGCCGAGCGGACTGCCAAGAGTACCATGACCGCCATCATGGGCCGTATGGCTACTTATTCGGGCAAGCTGATCAAGTGGGACGAAGCCTTGAACTCCGATATCAATCTTTTCCCTGATAAATTGGCCTGGGATGCCAAGCCCAAGGTACTGCCGGACGAAAATGGCTTTTATCCTGTTGCTGTACCGGGTAAAACGCGTACAGTATAA
- a CDS encoding formylglycine-generating enzyme family protein — MRFKYVVLGLVLMTGSDVFSQSKPANYSQKIPGTNQEYGMVAIPAGEFMMGSPATEAGRNEDEGPQHKVKLDGFWMGSHEVTWDFYDLYAFKNMEKEMAARFPDPEKSIAKTDASTRPSPPYVDMSFGMGRAGYPAINMTQYAAIKFCKWLYDKTGVFYRLPTEAEWEYAARAGTKTAYSFGNDPAKLGEYAWYKDNSDGAYKLIGTKKPNPWGLHDMHGNVMEWTLDQYIPDYYAQKAKGEVKDPYAPVTELYPTSVRGGSWDDEAAVARSAARTPSSPSWKVLDPQLPKSEWWMTSASFVGFRLVRPFKTPTAAEIEAYYNPPLIEDY; from the coding sequence ATGCGTTTCAAGTATGTAGTACTCGGATTGGTGCTTATGACCGGTTCCGATGTTTTTTCTCAAAGCAAACCCGCCAATTACAGCCAGAAAATCCCCGGTACTAACCAGGAATACGGAATGGTGGCCATTCCGGCAGGCGAATTCATGATGGGTAGTCCGGCCACAGAAGCAGGACGGAATGAAGACGAGGGCCCGCAACACAAAGTAAAGCTGGACGGTTTCTGGATGGGCTCGCACGAAGTGACATGGGACTTTTACGATTTATATGCTTTCAAAAATATGGAAAAGGAAATGGCCGCCCGTTTTCCTGATCCCGAAAAGAGCATAGCCAAGACCGATGCCAGTACCCGGCCCAGCCCTCCTTACGTGGATATGTCGTTCGGGATGGGTCGAGCAGGTTATCCGGCCATCAATATGACACAGTACGCGGCAATCAAGTTCTGTAAGTGGCTGTACGATAAAACGGGCGTGTTTTACCGTCTGCCCACCGAAGCCGAATGGGAATATGCCGCCCGGGCGGGTACCAAAACGGCTTATTCCTTCGGGAACGACCCAGCCAAACTGGGAGAGTACGCCTGGTATAAGGACAACAGCGACGGAGCTTACAAACTTATTGGCACCAAAAAGCCCAATCCCTGGGGCTTGCACGATATGCACGGCAACGTGATGGAATGGACGCTGGACCAGTATATTCCTGACTATTATGCTCAGAAAGCCAAGGGCGAGGTGAAAGATCCCTATGCGCCCGTTACGGAATTGTACCCTACTTCGGTGCGGGGAGGTTCGTGGGATGACGAAGCTGCCGTGGCCCGCAGCGCGGCCCGTACGCCTTCCTCTCCCAGTTGGAAAGTGCTGGATCCTCAACTTCCCAAGAGTGAATGGTGGATGACGAGTGCTTCTTTTGTGGGTTTCCGGCTGGTGAGGCCTTTCAAAACACCCACCGCCGCCGAAATAGAGGCATATTACAATCCGCCCTTGATTGAGGATTATTGA
- a CDS encoding ABC-F family ATP-binding cassette domain-containing protein, with amino-acid sequence MNYLSAENIAKSFGDKWLFKNVTFGMSRGDKVALIGTNGTGKTTFLNILAGVMPPDEGEVSLRKDIRVGYLDQSPSFDEELPVIEVIFASSNPVAHAVKRYEQALATGNNDALTEILEEMDHLKAWDFEAKAKEILGRLGIHDVDARYGTLSGGQRKRVALAKVLLEDPDLLILDEPTNHLDLSTVEWLENHLNTQNTTLLVVTHDRYFLDKVCNNVLELDHGSAYTYKGNYAYFLEKKSEREEVEAAEIDKARNLMRKELDWIRRQPKARGTKAKYRVDAFEDLKDKASQKKYDNQLELNVRSTRLGSKIIELQSVGKSYDGRELIHNFVYTFRKGDRIGIVGPNGMGKTTLLKMITGEVRPDNGQVIRGDTIQFGHYTQSDLEFESGQRVIDLVKEVADVVRLGTGQTVTVSKFLETFLFTPSKQYDYVEKLSGGEKRRLQLLLMLMKEPNFLILDEPTNDLDISSLNVLEEFLSNFPGCLMIVSHDRYFLDQLVDHLFVFEGEGKIRDFPGNYSDYRLWLEEQETTGRRTVSTSKPKEKEEVPLPAAVPKPTEISKRKLSFKEQREMEQLETEMPEMEKRKAILVQKLSNGGSHEELMAWALEVEQITESLSEKEMRWLELSEIA; translated from the coding sequence ATGAACTACCTTTCGGCAGAAAACATAGCCAAGTCCTTTGGCGATAAATGGCTTTTCAAGAACGTCACTTTTGGCATGAGCCGGGGCGACAAGGTGGCCTTAATTGGTACCAATGGTACGGGTAAAACTACCTTTCTGAACATTCTGGCGGGCGTAATGCCGCCTGATGAGGGGGAAGTAAGCCTGCGTAAGGACATTCGGGTAGGGTACCTCGACCAAAGCCCTTCGTTCGATGAAGAACTTCCTGTTATTGAGGTAATTTTTGCTTCATCCAATCCGGTCGCCCACGCTGTCAAGCGTTACGAACAGGCTCTGGCCACGGGCAACAACGACGCACTGACTGAAATCCTGGAAGAAATGGACCATCTGAAAGCCTGGGATTTCGAAGCGAAGGCCAAGGAAATTCTGGGGCGGTTGGGCATCCACGACGTAGATGCCCGCTATGGTACCCTATCGGGCGGACAGCGTAAACGGGTGGCTCTGGCCAAGGTACTACTCGAAGACCCTGACCTGCTTATTCTGGACGAGCCGACCAACCATCTGGATCTGAGTACGGTGGAATGGCTGGAGAATCATTTGAATACCCAGAACACCACCCTGCTGGTCGTCACGCACGACCGCTACTTTCTGGATAAGGTATGTAACAACGTGCTGGAACTTGACCACGGCTCAGCCTATACCTACAAGGGTAATTACGCCTATTTTCTGGAAAAAAAATCGGAACGCGAAGAAGTGGAGGCCGCCGAGATAGATAAGGCCCGCAATCTGATGCGCAAGGAACTGGACTGGATTCGGCGGCAGCCCAAAGCGCGGGGTACCAAGGCCAAGTATCGCGTGGATGCCTTCGAGGATTTGAAGGATAAAGCCAGCCAAAAGAAATACGACAATCAATTGGAACTCAACGTGCGCTCCACTCGGCTGGGTAGCAAAATTATTGAGTTACAGAGTGTAGGTAAAAGTTACGACGGCCGCGAGCTGATCCACAATTTTGTCTACACCTTCCGCAAAGGCGACCGCATTGGCATCGTTGGGCCCAACGGCATGGGTAAGACTACCTTGCTCAAAATGATTACGGGCGAGGTACGTCCCGACAACGGTCAGGTGATTCGGGGAGACACCATTCAGTTTGGCCACTACACCCAATCCGATCTGGAATTTGAGTCGGGCCAGCGGGTCATTGATCTGGTCAAGGAAGTCGCGGACGTAGTGCGTCTGGGGACGGGACAAACCGTAACGGTTTCGAAATTCCTGGAAACGTTTCTGTTCACCCCATCCAAGCAGTATGACTACGTAGAAAAGCTTAGTGGGGGCGAAAAACGCCGTCTGCAGCTGCTATTGATGCTGATGAAGGAACCCAACTTCCTGATTCTTGACGAACCTACTAACGACCTGGACATCAGTAGCCTGAATGTTTTGGAAGAGTTCCTGTCCAATTTTCCCGGCTGCCTGATGATCGTTTCCCACGACCGGTATTTCCTGGATCAACTGGTTGACCATCTGTTTGTATTCGAGGGTGAAGGAAAAATCCGCGACTTTCCGGGCAATTACTCCGACTACCGCCTGTGGCTCGAAGAACAGGAGACTACCGGACGACGCACCGTTTCTACTTCCAAACCCAAAGAAAAAGAAGAGGTACCCCTACCTGCCGCAGTCCCGAAACCTACCGAAATATCCAAACGGAAGCTATCCTTCAAGGAGCAGCGCGAGATGGAACAATTGGAAACAGAAATGCCCGAAATGGAAAAACGGAAGGCTATCCTGGTTCAGAAACTGAGTAACGGCGGTTCACACGAAGAACTCATGGCGTGGGCGCTGGAGGTCGAACAGATCACCGAAAGCCTTTCCGAAAAGGAAATGCGCTGGCTGGAACTTTCAGAAATTGCGTAG
- a CDS encoding DedA family protein: MNAIVDFFQYILNSEEIIRTGGLVVITLIVFAENGLFFAFFLPGDYLVFLAGVFCGTRTLDVPISLLLICMISAAILGSLVGYLFGRFFGHRLETQRESFFFKKKNIETTRKYFDKYGSRTLIISRFLPIVRTFAPILAGLVRMPWPGFMTYNIVGGTVWILGLTGGGYLFGERFPWIVDYVQYVILFFLAITTFTVVKGYFNARKQEF, from the coding sequence ATGAACGCCATCGTCGATTTTTTCCAGTATATCCTCAATTCCGAAGAAATCATCCGTACCGGGGGGCTGGTGGTCATTACGCTCATTGTCTTCGCCGAGAATGGCCTGTTCTTTGCCTTTTTCCTGCCTGGTGACTACCTGGTTTTTCTGGCGGGAGTGTTTTGTGGAACCCGCACGCTGGATGTACCGATTTCCCTGCTGCTGATTTGCATGATTTCAGCCGCAATCCTCGGATCGCTGGTAGGGTACCTGTTCGGTCGATTCTTCGGGCATCGCCTCGAAACCCAGCGGGAATCCTTTTTCTTCAAGAAAAAGAATATCGAAACCACCCGCAAATACTTTGATAAGTACGGGAGCCGTACGCTCATTATCAGTAGGTTCTTGCCCATCGTCCGTACTTTCGCACCCATCCTGGCCGGACTGGTGCGGATGCCTTGGCCGGGATTTATGACGTACAATATCGTTGGGGGCACGGTATGGATTCTGGGACTTACGGGTGGGGGGTACCTGTTCGGTGAGCGCTTTCCCTGGATCGTGGATTACGTACAGTATGTGATCCTTTTCTTTTTAGCCATTACTACCTTTACCGTCGTCAAGGGGTACTTCAACGCCCGCAAGCAGGAATTCTGA
- a CDS encoding gamma carbonic anhydrase family protein, producing MPLIKPVRGIQPAFGEACWLADNATVVGDVMMGEHCTVWFNAVVRGDVNSIRIGDYSNVQDGAVIHCTYQRFATTIGNYVSIAHNAIVHGCTIEDHVLIGMGAIVMDGAVIGTGSIIAAGAIVTQHTQVEPGSIYAGNPARFMKKITPELEAIIDRTAMNYVTYAGWYQ from the coding sequence ATGCCTCTGATCAAACCTGTACGTGGAATTCAGCCCGCTTTCGGCGAAGCCTGCTGGTTGGCCGACAATGCCACTGTGGTGGGTGACGTGATGATGGGTGAACACTGTACCGTATGGTTCAACGCTGTGGTGCGGGGCGATGTGAACAGTATTCGAATAGGTGATTATTCCAACGTCCAGGACGGAGCAGTAATCCATTGCACCTACCAGCGCTTCGCCACTACCATTGGAAACTACGTGTCCATCGCACACAATGCCATTGTCCACGGTTGTACCATCGAAGACCATGTGCTGATTGGTATGGGGGCTATTGTCATGGACGGAGCAGTAATCGGTACAGGCTCGATCATCGCCGCCGGCGCCATTGTGACACAACATACCCAAGTCGAACCGGGCAGTATCTACGCTGGAAATCCGGCCCGTTTTATGAAGAAAATTACGCCCGAACTGGAAGCGATCATTGACCGTACGGCGATGAATTACGTAACGTACGCCGGATGGTACCAGTGA